From Paraburkholderia sprentiae WSM5005:
ACCGGCGTACACGCGCGCGTCCTGTTGCAACTGCAGCGAACCGTTCGCACCGTCCGGCGACAGCACGAGCCGCAGCACCCCACGCTTGTCGGCCGCGTCGAAGTGCTGTTGCTGATAGCGCGGCTTGGTGCCTTGCTCAGCCGGCGCGATCCAGATCTGCAGGAAGTGCACCGGTTCGCTCTTCGAATGGTTGTATTCGCTGTGCGCCACACCGGTGCCCGCGCTCATCAACTGGATGTCGCCCGGCACGATCACCGAGCCTGTACCCATCGTGTCCTTATGTTCGAGCGCGCCTTCCAGCACGTACGAAAAGACCTCCATGTCGCGATGCGGATGCTTGCCGAAGCCCTGCGCCGGCGCCACACGGTCATCGTTGATCACGAGCAGGTCGGAGAAGCCGTTCTGCTTCGGATCGT
This genomic window contains:
- a CDS encoding pirin family protein; translation: MLDIRHANQRGRAEHGWLSSRHTFSFANYHDPKQNGFSDLLVINDDRVAPAQGFGKHPHRDMEVFSYVLEGALEHKDTMGTGSVIVPGDIQLMSAGTGVAHSEYNHSKSEPVHFLQIWIAPAEQGTKPRYQQQHFDAADKRGVLRLVLSPDGANGSLQLQQDARVYAGLFNGDETARLELANDRYAYVHVARGSVAVNGVELGEGDGARVRGEQALTFTQGRDAEVLVFDLRNIETSALWA